The following is a genomic window from Strix aluco isolate bStrAlu1 chromosome 3, bStrAlu1.hap1, whole genome shotgun sequence.
AACCACTGTCCTCTACCCAACATGAGGTCCTTTGGACGCTGCCAGCAAGGGGTCCCTTGCTGTCGGACTGTGGTGAGTTACAGATTTGATGAAGATCAGGTGTTTCTGGGGGGAATGGGGTTTATTATTAACTTTCACACTGCCCTTCCAATGTAAAACTCCTCTAGTGCAAGCTGGCAAGGGAGCAGAGACTCTGCACACTCAGATATAGGATTTCCTGAGGATTTCCTCACCAGCTCCCTCTGTACCATTAATGATGTAACTCGAGTGCCTCCTGGGAAAGATCCCAGTCAAATCTCTTTGGCAGAGATAAATAACTAGCTAGAAATGAACTCTTTTTTCTGCCATTCCCATTAGCTGGTTCAAACTGCTCATGATGAATAATACTGGCTTCAGAGGACACGTCTCTCAGTGTGAACTCTGTCTGGAGACTGGGGACATTTAGTTCAGGTTCATAGGAAACATGTCTGTTCCACACTGCAAAGTCTGACAGGTCTCACAGTCAGAAGAACAACCTGAAAGTCATGTTGTTCTGGAAGATGTTTTCTACAGTTCCATAATTCTTCCCTTTTAGACAAAACCAAATCATTAAATcgtatttttttcttgatttcctTACAGGAATCCTTAGTTTCAACCTGTATCTTTACTCCAATATGAAACTGCAGAAATGAACATCTATGAAAATTTACACTCTGCCTCCACTGAttctaatatttcattttctgcttctttttgcTGTAAGATACTGTGGCTAGTTTTATTTCTGGGGGATCTTATTTAAACCTTGTTTAATATTAATAGCAGAGATGTTAAAAACATAGCATGAGCATCTGAAATTCCTCTCCATACCAGAGATTTCAAGATGAATAGGAAGCTTCAGGTACAGAGACAGGGCAATTCATTATTAAGTAAAATAGAAAGGCAATTTATGATTAaaattcagcagcagcaggactgtgaaTATCCTACTAAGCACTGATGACTTACCCAGGAATATCAGCTCTTGGTGCTCATTCAATCCCTTCTGTGCTTTTTATTCAAATCCTTTCCTGGTTATAAGTACAAAATCTgaaagtttctttccttttttgcagTATGATTAGTGACTGTTGGCATCTCAGATGGGCTGAGCAGAGCTTCTGGCAATTTAAGAGATGCATCATCCTATTGGAAAATCTGGAATTTTGAGCTGAATATATGCCTTtaacacacacaagcacacaccaAAGCATGAacaagaattgaaagaaaaaaactcctCCACAAACAAAATTAATGACCTGAAGAAACTCCAAAGCAGTTCTTGAACCACCTAGAAAAGACcaatatttctaatttttctaaaatgttttttgttgaaACTATATTGTGGCCACCAACATCTATCTGAGAGAGATCATGAGACCCCCATGAGAGGATGCAGAGCTGTTCCTTTGGCCTTCAGAACagatattaattattttctttttcttttaaagttaacAATAATGTGAATAACACTAAAAGACAATGTCTCCAAGAGACACTGACTGCTCAGATGATGTTTGTATTTCATAGTCTACATATCTcaataaattttaataaacacAGACTTGTGTTTGATCCTTATACCTGTGAGGAATTGTCTTGGTGTGTGTTTTTCTGTAGGATCTGGCTCTCATCTCACTTGGGGTCAGCTTCAGATGTGCCTTGTGGTAAACTTATTcatgaagagcagaagaaacGAAACTGCTGTATGGACACAAATATGGCCTGGTCCTGTCCATTATTAGGTTGACCAGTAACAGTCCAGAATAACTTCTCCAAACCCACTGTGATTAGGCTGGTAGAAATCTGGCACAAACTAACCATGTTCAGGACCCATGGCAGTCCTAAAACCATCCATAGCAGCTCGTGGCATGGAGAGCATGGATATTCTTAGTCATCCCTTATCTCAAATCCTTTTGGCCTTCGCATTAGCACTCTAGGGCGTTAGGGATAGGGCAAGGAGGCAGGGGATGCATCTATACCTTGCAACAGCAGCTGATGAAACTCCAGGCTGATGGACACGCAAACAGACAGCTTAGCGTAGTGATAAATAGTCTGATTAGTTTAGAATCCAGAGAAGCAAAATTCCATTAATATGATGCTAGTCTGGACTAAAtaaaggcagcaggagcagaatGACATGAATATGGTGAGGATGTTTCAAGACCTAAAGAAGTTGGTCTTCTGCCACCCTGGAGTTTCTCTGCGTTGCCATTCCCAGCACTCCAGGTTGGGATAGCAAACACAGCCCTGTAGAGGAGCAGAGGACTGAGCCTGTCTCCTGAACCCCAGCCTGGTGCCGTGGACTGGGATGGCAGAGGGAATGGCCTCTACTGCTTTTTGATTTACCCTTATATATGTTGCCACACAAATCACCGCAACACAGACACTCTGCAGAGCGATTTAACAGGACTCAACGACACATGCACTTAAATTAACTTAATTTAGTTAAATAAACTTCATTTACAGGttgatttttatagaaaataagaacagcaAAAACCGTCCTGACATACATGAGCAAATATCAGCAATGTGGTTTCACAGTGGCTTGCTTTTATTAGAAGCTGCAAATCTCTTTATCAGGGTACAAGAACTCCTCCTCAGATCTTCTTGTGCTCCTAAGGGTCTTCACCCCCATGGGAAAGGCTTCCCAGGCTTTCACTGGGGCTGGGATCCATTGTTGTCAAAAGATGAGAGGTGTCTCAGATGCCCAGAGTTCTTGTCTATGTGGTCAGTGAGGTGTCAGTTTTAGGAACTGGGTGTCCTGCAAAGAAAAGTCAGGTGCTCAGCTAGTCCATCAAACAAGTAAATTATACCTTGCCATCTCAGACTACTGTAGACATAAGGTAACATATGGGGTTAAAGATTAGCGGAGATCCTTATGATCTGGAATGCTGACCTGTGTTTTTGGCCATAAGACAACCCAGATAAAATGGAGGATGTGGATGTCACCACTCAGTACACACCACAGCTATTCGGCTGCAGCTGCTGATGACCCAGAATACCTGCCAGGGTATCTTCTAAGAATAAAACTAGTTTAGGAATAAAGAGCTACACTGGACAAACTGGCTgatcttctctctttcctccatgCCCTCCATGCCCTTTTTCTATGAAAAAGAGTGACAAAGCTTCTACTTTTTGTGCATCTTCCGGCATGGTGTTTCACAGAAACCTAATTAGATTAAATAAAAacgcaaatttaaaaaaaaaaaaaaaccaacatgtaTGGTATGAAATGTCACCAACTGCAGAACTGGACCATGGCATATTACAGCATCACCCCGCATGGGATATCTCCTACAAATGCAGATGCTTTTTTACTGGTGCTGATGAAAACATGTTGGAGTGTTCCCACCTAGAGGGTAGAAAATGTCCTGTGGCACTTTATTCTAATATCTGGCACTTTGCGCTAGATTAAGTAACTGAGATGGAAAACTGCACCCTGCAATGAATCCTGACTTGTTTAATGGTTATTCTGTGCtgataagtgggtttttttggtagtgtgAAGCTCCATGCTACTGCCTGTGTGGATTGAGGGAGCGCCCTCAGAGCTGTCTCAAGTCAGTTGTGTCCACTCTGCTTAGTAGAGGCAGAGTTTGAGCATGAGCTAGTTCTGCCCTGGTAGCAGACTCACGCTGGAAAAAGTTATTCGTGCTATGTGATAATTTATTAGCAATATTAGATGTGCAAACTCCAGGTTCCTCTCTGCTCATCATCAACTTCTCCCTGTGGTTTTTCAGAGAAAGCAGACTGGCGTTTTTGACACCACAAGGCTCCACCTTTTTGTTACCAGCCACAAACTCCAGTaattagaggggtttttttggaggacGTAGAGAGCTGGAGAAGGTGGCCTGTTGTATGCCGAAAGGGGAAAAGCCCAGTAAGTCTATTTTCTCTTGGTGAAGTGATGTTTCTCTGGAGGAATTCATCTTACCATTTGCAGCATTTCAGCTTCCCACCACGGCAGGTCCCAATGTCAACCAGAGGAGCCGAGCATGCAACAAACGAGCAGGACCCCCGGTTTTGACGGCATGCTAAGGTGTCAGCAGCTTCCTGGCTGTaagctgcaaaaaaaacccaaggaaaaatTCGTGTTTATTTGTCAAGACAGAGCATTGGATTTATCGGGCATGGTATTTGGTTTCCTGTCACGGTGCCTGGTTTGTGACTGGGGTAACCTGATCACACCTTCTTAAGGCCTTTACATCCCTATGAAATGCAAACTAACCAGAAGAGCAAGCTGTAATGCTAGCATCTCTCCATTACAGCCTGGAGAAACAGTCTACCTGATTCATAGTGACCCGAAGATAACAGTCTGCTTCCCTAGCATCTCTTCTGGAGACATGTGCTTGTCATTCCAGTTACACACAGAAATACTGTGTTATATGAAAAAGCCataggaaacacagaaaaatgtatttttaaaattaatctcacattactctcagaaaaaaaaaagtgatgatattcaaataaaaatgttctgagTTTCTTCAAATTTTCAGTTCAAGTTTCAGCTAATGTAAAGCATATTTGCAACTCATAATCTTTATCTCCTACTTTGAAGAGCTTCTTCACAGGAAGCATTGAGCGTTGTGAGCATGAGCGGCGTGCTCACAGGAAACCTGCGCACTGTGTTACCGTGTGAAATATGGTATGGCTAATATAGATGgcataaaacttcagaaaagataAATCTTAATCACAGCCAAATCAATGGGACTAACATTTGCCCaactaaaatatttatacacttaAATATACACCATAAAGTCAATGACTGTTGACACTAGTACTGTATATGGTTTAGCTAGATGCTATGACGATTTTAGAGTGCCTGTATGTTCAGCACTGAAGGGCCAAATGTTCAGGTGGTGACAAAGACTGCAGCTCCATCATCATCGGGGGGATATTCCTGGGTTTATCCCAGGTGAAAGTCTGGCCCCAAGTTCAGGTTCAGAGTATTTCCAGGCCAAACATTATTTATTCCCACTGTGATGCTCAACTTCAGATTCAGATTgtgttatttttgtattatttcagtGGATCTCTTATATCACCTGTAGCCTTGTATATCTGTGACTTAAAAGGCAGAAGAGGTCCTCATCAGCTGCCCCAACTTCTTGCTAAGCACAAACCCGATCATCTCACCCAGTACTCTCTGTGCCTAGCTCAAGCCACACCTGTCATCAAACCGGACTCTCCTTAACTTGAAAGGCGTGCAAGCTTTATTCTATATTAGATCTACCACATTTCAACCAATTTGTCCTAGTGGTTCTCAAGTCTTTTCTCTTAATGACATATTATTCAAGGATTGTGTGTTGCTAATTTCACTCAGCTGATTTTAAAGACATCATTAGACCTTGGTTTCCCTTGTCTCCTAAATTAAAAAGCCCTGTAGTATTATGGATCTTCTCTGTGTGTAAGTCTTTATGAAAAGATATAAGGTAACTTGTTGTCCTTTCACAGACGTTCTACCGGAATTGCACCAGGCCTGCAGCCATCTCCGGGGTTTGTTTTGAAATAGAGAATACTTTTTGTGATGCATAAAATAGGAAAAGTCCAAGAAAGCAATCCAGAAGCCTGTAGTACAGGCTTTATCTAAAGCTCCTTACAAGTGCCTGCTTTTGACTAAGTGGTTCTACATTTCTTCTTTGAGTAGACATTTGCTGGTTTAGGAAAGTAGCTACGAATTTGAATCTACTGCAAACCAAAGCAAGGATGGAGATAGCTTAAACTTCTCTGAAGTCCCCCAAACACCCTGGAATGATGCATGTGCTCTAAACCCACTTAATGCACATGGACAATAGAGACTTCATGCAAAAACCCACAgtcacaactactttttttttccaaaaatatagGTCTCTTCCTCTAGAATACACAGTCAGGAGGTGTGGGTGCAGAcatgagaagagaaagctctCACATTGCAGGGTTGCATCTTAAGTATGAGCCTAAGAATTACCTCAATACACAGAAGCATCTTTTTTCCCATCATGTCACCATGTGACTGTAACGTAAGATGCTAGAAAGAGACCATCAGGAAGCCTATCAAGGACCTCAACTCAATAGCTTCAAGATTAGGACTATGACTAAGGAAGGGGGCTTCTAATATGAAAGTCGTGGAGTCCAAGAGCACAGAGGTAATCTGAACCTCAGCACTGGTCTCTAACAGACTTCTCTGCACATGCACCCTTTCAGCCTTTACCTCATCTGTTTTCAACCTTACCTGGAGCAGcctggaagaggaagaagagaacagcaaCGAGAAAGAAAAGGATTCTCATGACTGCCAGCTGGTAGTAGGATAGCCTTTGCAGGTATGAAGATACTTGAAGACGGACAGAAGCTGATGATCAAGGCAGAAGATGGTTAGTCCCTCTACTTATAAAGGCTCTGGGATGAAGCAGTGCAGAGAACCAGGGGGGCGGAGAAGTGGTTGTCTGAAGAACAGTGAGTTCATTGCCCTATTACTATAGAGACTGGTGATGTATGAGGATGTTGCAACCTAACCCATTTGAAGATGCCTGACCTGAGCAATGACCAAATCACTCTGTGCTTGCATGGCCTGTGCCAGCTGGTGGGCTGCACCCGGGAAGGACACAGGattggaggaggagggaggtgggttCCTGTGATCCGCAGTACTGTAAATGATGAGAATCTGCTGATGCTTCATGGCTCTTGGCCATGGTCTTGTGACAGCCTATCCTCCCCCCAGCCACGAGGCACAGTGAGTGTAGCAAAAGCCTGCAAGATTGCATGAACCAAGGAGGCAACAGACTCTCCTCCTTGAATGCAGCAAAGGATCAGAGCTTCAGTCCTTGCTTGGATCGGAGTTGCAGGGCTGCAACTGAAGAAGGCAGGGTAGGGGTGAAAGGGTTGTGGATATTACCCCTCCTGGCTATGAAATCAGCAGATATTATAGGAGCTCCAGTCTCCCAATTGTTCTTCATGGTTCAGAGCTCAGTTACTCTCTGCATCTTATATTTGTGACTTCAGGCATGGATTTGTTCCAAACCTTGAAGAAGCAGCCATTAGACAGAAAGGAGTGAAAGGGACACCACTGTGGGTTGTGCCATGCTATCACAGGACTTTTCATCCCAATTCCCTTTCAGCAGTCACCTAAGCTCTGTCCTGAAAACAGTGAGGTCATGTTACTTGCTGCTGTTACAGGCACTGCATTCCCATACCTACTCTGATGTTTTGAACCTTCTTCCAAAGTCTAGCCATTGTGGAGAGTCTAAACCGACTCATTCTTTGCCCAAAATGATGTGGTTTTAACAACATTTTCCCTTGTTGTTAGTCACCTTCCTGATGTGGTTATGAAAAGACTCACATCTCTCTTTCTGATTTTGTACATTCAATATACAAAACCTACTTGCATGTGATGTTTCCACACCTCTTATCACCGGGTAACCTTTCtctgtatctgaaaaaaaaaagctgaaaatttttttcatgcgtgaaatctgaacatttttttaatgcatgtgtAGGACTTGCCATATATAAGATGGACCAGAGGAAGCGTCACCAGAGCTTTGTGCAGCACTTAATACTTGTGCTTGTCTCCAAGAAATGCCACTCCTGAGATATATAAGTCTTGGCAAACACAAGCGCAgagttttttttcagagaatcaGTATAAGCCAAGAATCATTAATGAAATCAAGTCATGAGGGTGCTTAATTTTTTACTGCTTCAATGAGAGTAGCAAACTGAAGCGATGGAGAATAGCAGCAGGAGGTGAGCTATGTCTGCACGCAGAGGGCAGAGAGGTCTGTGTCTGGTAAATTGGCTGCTACAAATTGGGTGTAGGGCATGAAGCGGGTGCTTCAGTTTgtgaaaaaaaacacattagctTGCTATGTCAGGACTAGGATTATAGAAACAAGCAAAAATCTTCTTTACAGTGGAGGGCAGATGAGGAGGTTGAGGAGGGGCAAGAGGATGCAGGTGGCAAAGTGGACAAATTCCCCTCCATGCTTCATGAACATTTGTCCCTGCTCAGCAGGTTGGGCAGCTGTGTAATGTTGGCAGGACAGATAGAACTGGCAGCATTACCATGGCCCCTGAGGTccaagggaaggaggggaagccTCATGTCTCTGTCTCATGTGATGGGCACAACACCCAGAAGATGCCTGGGGGCATCATGCCCACACCTCCCTCTCTTTGCGCCTCCCAGACTGCCAGTGGTGAGTTGCTGTGATGAAGTTCTTAGGGAACGTGATGCAAAAATGGAGCTTCGGTCCTCTTCCAGGGAGCCGTGAGAACTGGGGTGGGCAGTGGTGATCTAGGGAAGAGCCATGCATTTTTGCACACATTGTTGAGGCAGAGGCACAGGTTCTTAAATGGTCTCTTGCCTTTATAGTTGGTGTCTTCACCAACATCCTCTGCGGAGATGAGGGTACAGAAGGTGAAATCATTTGTACCTCGTGTTGTGTACTGTGTTGCTGCCTTCTTTTGCTTCAGGCAGAGGATGAGGAAGGAATCCTCCTTCATCTCTCCTCTGTTTTCCCCCTGAACatggaaaatgaagttttgagGAGCCAGTCTTTTATATTAAAAcactctgtgtctctgtgtgtgtgctgaaaatttattttaagcaaaccATAGGGAATATTGACCAGCTGTCTGATTTCTGATCTGTGAGCTAGAACATCGATGCAACCCcacaacccaaaccactctgtgcaCCTGCTCAATGTTTCAGACAGGCACCCCATCCACACGCACcctcagttttatttctgaaaacagagcATGGccaaaaagagggaaagaaaggggcAGTCCATGATCATAAAACATGGCCAGCCATAAGGAAACCATCAAGAGTGgagtttctttgaaaaaataacaggcattaatggaaaaggaaaatgtgcTTGTCTACTCCTTGCATAATTCTCCTCCTGCCTGTCGCAGGTGGCATGAGCAGCAGGGATGTTTGTTTTGGGGAGTGAGGTTGCTGAGCAAACCCTGCTGGGGTCAGCCCCCACTGTCACACGTTGTTCAATGCTCTTTGGAACCAAACAATGTCGGGGAGAGAGAAGGAACGGGGGAACAGCTCCATCCTCCTCACCTCCCTCTTCCAGCTCCAGCTGGAGAGTGGAAGCAATACTTGTCCCAGGTTCAGGCTCCCTCCATGGAAAGGTAAATACACCTGGGGCAAAACCAGCCCCCTTGAAGACTGACTCTGGGGAAAGGGAGCCTGAGTGAGGTGTCCTACTTCTTCCTTCTCCTGGAGCACCAGGAGAAGATGCTGGCAAACAGTCACCAGCATGCAGAGAAAGCAGTAGGTCTGTTACTGATGGGAAGCTGTTGATCCTGAGGTCTCTGTTTAGAGTTAATATTTGACCTGGTCGCAAAGGACTGAATGGGGATTTTGTATGGGACCTGTCCTTGTGAAGAAACGGCAATTCGCCATCCAGAAAGAGTAAATTTATCTCTCTGTCTCACTGTTCCTTCAGGGGGTTTGTTAGTTTGTTGTTTGCCTTTTCAGTTTGGGAAATTGCCACAGTTTTCTGGGCTGCAGGGCAAGGAGCGCAAATGTCTTTGGACCTGAAGAAGAGTCCCTGCTTTGAATTACAACTGACAGCCAGCCAATCTGCCAGAACAGAAGGGGAGAATTAATT
Proteins encoded in this region:
- the LOC141921640 gene encoding gallinacin-8-like, whose product is MKIFSLFFAVLLFVLQGTLGFMRAPSNDVQCKQAGGTCSTNHCPLPNMRSFGRCQQGVPCCRTVVSYRFDEDQVFLGGMGFIINFHTALPIWFKLLMMNNTGFRGHVSQCELCLETGDI
- the LOC141921484 gene encoding gallinacin-9 isoform X1 gives rise to the protein MRILFFLVAVLFFLFQAAPAYSQEAADTLACRQNRGSCSFVACSAPLVDIGTCRGGKLKCCKWTPSS
- the LOC141921484 gene encoding gallinacin-9 isoform X2; its protein translation is MRILFFLVAVLFFLFQAAPAYSQEAADTLACRQNRGSCSFVACSAPLVDIGTCRGGKLKCCKW